The sequence below is a genomic window from Serinus canaria isolate serCan28SL12 chromosome 4A, serCan2020, whole genome shotgun sequence.
AACAATTAAGTCCAGGACATCAAACATGGACAAAAGGAATTACTCAGTGCTTGGTCCCATGCTTTTCCTTCCATGCAATATGAGCAGAACCAAGCTGAACCTCACAGCTGGCCACATGCACAAGGGTTAAACCAGATGACCTTCCAAGGTCtcttctaaaataaaagtatttcatGATCTGCCCTTAAAATGACCCAACTCAGAAGATTCATGTCACTGAAGATATTTAGAAGTATTTACAGGCAGAGGCCatggtttttaaataaaagtttaattCCTTCATCAGGTCTTAACTTTGAACacaaatgctgctgaaaatcctcccagcactgctctgatgTCCTGGCTTTtggctctcagagcagcagcaggatggcagcaggggctccCATACAGGAGGTGGGATCACAGACTCTCAGGAGAGCTCAGTGCAGGATGCAAAGCAAAGAAGCAAGAGATGCACAGTTTCCAGACAAACACCAATTCttatacaaaaagaaaagctctaCACTAATAGAAGTGTTAATGTTGCCACAGGACAGGAGTTTAGGAAGGGAGAGAAGTCTTCAGTAAAAGGCACAACTAAAGAAGTACTTCCCTAGATTTTAACCACATCTTTCAGTCAGTTCCACTTATaccccagcccccagcctcTCAAAGCCATGCTGGTTACTGTAGAAAACAATTTCAagttccttcttttccctttttcccttcctccagctcaaaaacaaataaaaaaaaggagtgcttattaaaacaaacaaacaaaacaaaacaaacaaaaaaaaaaccaaccaaaaaaaccccagaaaaaaaacaaaaaacccaaaacaaaagaaaaccagaataaaacaGTTTGGTCTATAAACCGTAAGAGTTCAAGAGAGACTTAGCAGTTTACCTTACGATTGTCTggtacattttcaaaatattcaagTTTCAGATGATACTTATTACATCCAAGAGCCTCAGCCAGCTCtagttttggtatttttctttcaggcaCTTTGTGGCCTGTCAGGTTGGTGTTAAATCTGCAATTTTCCCAGTTATTATGTATCACCAGCCTCTTCAACCCATTGCCATAAACACTCCTGGGAAGCATCAGACACACTCCAAGGGCTCCTTCAGGTGTTGTTGTCCTGCAACCTGCAGTGCTCCTTGGCTTAAGGTATTTTGCAAGAAGCAAGGCTTTCAAGGAAAGGCAGACAGTGAGCAGGATGAGGTGTCAGTAACTTCCAGGATAACAGGACTGTAACAGGCACTGAGTGAGAGGCTGAGCCAGCTGGACACaaagctgctgtgtttcaggTCACCCCAGCATCTGAGCAGGCACTTGCTAGATGCAACAACCAAGAACCTTGCTGCTGTTGGACAGAGGCTCTGTTTACTACTGTACTGGTAAAAAAAGAGTTGGGGGTTGCACAGCAGGTCaaggtgcagctgcagcacatgaCAGCAATGCTCTAGTTAGCTAGCAAGGCTAACAGGAAACTGTGAAATTGAGAAGCTGGTTTTAGCCTGCACTAGAAACCAAAGCACACAACCACCACAAGTTCTGTGTCAGAGCTTTTGGAAAAGAACACTTGTCCAGGATGCACCTTCCCAACTAAGCtagcacagcactgcacagactCTGCTCTCACCCTCACTTTGCTGTGTAGTGCACTAAAGGGCATTTAATTTCATCAACAATTAAGAGGAATTCAAGTTTGCAAGCTACACCGATCTCCTTTTATgggaggaagctgcagcagaaccACTCCCAAGGTGTCTCCCAGGGCTTCACCAAGGGTCAAGCTTGGCCAAGACACAAGCCTTCCCCCACCACTCTCCAAGGGCTCTGTCAGGTACAGAGTGGTAAAACAGCCAGCAGTCTCTTGGGCTCTTGCTGTAGATCCAGATCAACATGTCCTAGGGAGCTCTACTTCCCAAACAATTTAGGATGCACATGCCAGATCATCTAACCCTGCCCACAGACAaaccctctccctccccccctcAAAATAATTGTGGCAATTAGCCATGTGTCAGTCCTGCTCTCCACAGACCTGCAGAATTGAGTCAGTGCTACTGATCAGCTCCAtgcacagggctgctggtggaGTTGGCTGTCACAAAGATGAGCTTTCCCCCTCCAGCCTCCCAGTGTTGGGAACAGAGCCAGTAAGCCTGACTTAAGCAGGAGATGTGGAGAACTGCACTGGAACAAGCAGAGTCTTCTACTGAACTTTACAACAAGCTGAACaacttttggttttaaaaaaaaaagccatacaAGCAGCAGCTGACATCTGTTGTTATAAAGGGACATGGCTGAATAGGTAGGAAACAGATTCCCCATTATGAGTCCTCCTGATGGCCTCTGCAAGGATCATGGAGATGTCAATCACCTGGAAGGGAAGAAAGATGCATCAGTGCCATTGAGAAAAGGCATCAAGCCTGAAAGAACTGCTGGGAAGTCAGGGACAGCCTAAAGAATAAACCCATCACCCACATTTGAACATGCCGGATGCAGATAAATTACTTCTACAGGATTAGGATTTAATTACATCTAAGCCTGAAGATACTCTGCAAAAAGCACTACAAATATTCTAGCTAGTCTGTCAGTTACAGTCTACTGTCACCCTGCTTTGCTCAGACTGCCTAGGCTCAATCTGTTTACCACAGGACTCTCTTATTCACTTTGTGCAGAGAAGTTAGGGCAGTCTAAATCAAGATGAAATCACTTCCCTGAGCCAAGAGGTTTtaccactgctgccagcagtctGAGAGAtgaagctgctgtgctgcagctcagctcctgggcgCTGTGCTGGCTCCATCTGGTGGGGTCAGAAAGGTACCAAGAGGGAAAGCTGAGTCTcagccaaatcccagctctgaatTCCCACAGCTAAAGCATTTCAATGTATGTAGTCTATTAAGAATCACTATATTCATGGTGCATTAAGGAAACCAAATGAAaatcatatttaattttttttttaatcttctagATAGTTTGtctctgaaggaaagaaaaaatgaacaagCTGCAGAGTAAAGCCTGAGATTTGTGACAAATCCTTTACCTCTGTGCTCCTCAACACAAGACACCAGTGTAAATGTGAGGTATTAAAGGAGAGCCTGGAAAACTGCTCCACTGCAATCTTTGGCTACAGCTACTTACACAGAGGTTGCCAATTTAGCATTTTACCTACACCAGGTGCTGTGTGGAGCCTGGAAACAATGTAAAGCACCAGAAATGTTTTAGACATTGCAGGAGTATCATCCAGAAGTCAGTGCTGAAAGAAATGCAACCCAACAGCAGCTTGAAATCAGCTTATAACATATTTCCAAAAGCAGCTTAAAAATGACTGCAGCTTCAACTAGTTCAGCTTCCCTCTCACCAGCAGCCCAGTACTGGGGAAGCCTCTACACCCCACACCACAGTACTAGCTGAGTGTGAGTAGTGCCAGAACTTCTCCAAATGCTCGTGTCCTAGGTTTTGGTGTTGTGAAGTCAAGGCTCTTCTGGAATAAATCCAGTAAAGGACATCAGGgacaagaaaaatgttttccttttgttactGATGTATTTGGAAAAACCTAAGAATAATGTGGGCCTGTTCCTAAAGGGAAGGGGGACCCTGGTGACAGAGGATGCAGAGAAGGCAGTTAGTGAGCACCTTCTTTGCATCAGTCTGCACTGACGAGCAGGAGACCTGGGTAAGGGAATGTTGGAAGGAAGACTTCCTTAGGGAGGACTGGGTTAGAGGACACTTGGCCAGACTTGATATCCAAAAGTCAATGGGGCCTGATGGGATACATTCATGAgtactgagagagctgggagacATCATGGCCAGGCACTCATGATCAGCTCTGAAAGGTCCTGCAGACTAGCAGAGGTGCCTGAGgactggaagaaagcaaatacaACCCAGAATTACTGGCCAGTTAACCTCACATCAATCCCTGGGCAGGTGACAAAGCACTTAATTCTGGAGGTCATCTCTATGCACGTGATCACAAGAACATGATCAGGAATAGGCAGCATGGATTCACCAAGGCAAATCATGCTTCACCAACCTGATCACCTACGAGGAAGAAACTACCCAGATGGGTGAGGGGAGAGAAGTGGATATTGTCAACTTCAGCAAGGCTTCTGACACTGCCTGTCATGAAATCCTCACAGGCAAAACTCAGGAAGTGTACACTGGATGAGTGGATTGAGAACTGGCTGAACAGCAGATTCTGGGGCTCATTATCAGCTTTTAGTTTTCATATGGATGGCAGAGGCTGGGCATAAAGTGACAGATACACAACAAAGCTGTCAGCACCAACATCAGAAGCTCCTGTCTACCTCTGTTTCAGCACTGCACATCAGCACATCACTCCTCCAAAGGGCACACATCCAACTACTTGCCTACATCTTGGTCCCATTAAATCAAACACCTGATCTGGGTAAAACAAGCCCTGAAAAAGATCCTTCATGAACTGTTTGAGATGAGCTGCAACAGAAGCTGCTTTATAGCAATGTAACATGTCTGTTACCCCACAGCAATAGGGCCAAGAGAACTCGGTAACACTGATGGCAGTACCAACAGAACCACTGCCAGCACTACACAGTATTGTGGGATTTTCACCACCAACAGGTGAACAGACAGACTACCACCCCCCAGGAGTGACAGAAAATAGATGCTCACCTGGATTTTAGGGCACTGCTTCATCTTGTCCTCCTGGGGTATTGTGTTTGTGACTACAACTGCCTCAAAACAGGCATTGTTGATCCGGGAAATTGCTGGCCCAGAAAAGATCCCATGAGTTAAGATGGCATAAACTTTGGTGGCTCCAGCTGACACAAGCCTGCAAggggggagaaaaggagaaggatgaGTAATTCTCAAGTATTAAGCTGACATTAGTGCAGGGCACATGGTAAACATGACTGGAGACAGCACCATGTGCTTAGGGAACAGGTTACCTTTGATTCCCCCACTCTACTGACTcggggaaaaaaagcagttttacaAGTACCATGAAATCCACTACAGGCAAAGCacacactgaaaaaacccctttgTTCTTAGCTCTGGAATATTTGGAACAGATCATACAAGTGACCCTCTGTAATTTTTGCTTACACAAGGTAGCAGATATTTAATACTGTGCTAATACTTTAATACTGTATTTAATACAATATGAAATACTGTACTAATTTTTAATACTGTACTTAACAGTTAACCATCTTGCATATATTGCTGCTTCTAGTGTAAAAGGCATGAAGGATATCAAAGTTTGAGGAGCTTATTTCTAATACAAAACCAGCTGATGTACCACACAACACTTAGTTCTACCTGGCATGGTCACTGATGGTCCATTTTcaatgcagggaaaaaaagagacactATGGTTTTCTACCTATTCCCACTGCAAGAACTTTTActggttttttccccttattttgtATGACATGAATAATCAAGAGACTGCATGAGCCTTGTGAAACTTGTCATGCAAATAATCTGCTTAACCCATGACACAGCGCTCACTAAGAGCAGGTTCCTGGGTTaggagggcagcagccagccccactCACTTGTCTGCAGCATGGCAGATGGTGCCACACGTGTCTGCCATGTCATCCACCAGGATGGCCACTCTGTCCTTGACGTCCCCCACCAGCACCATGCGATCGACCTCGTTGGCCTTCTTGCGCTCCTTGTGGATGAGGGCAAAGTCTACATTCAACCGATCTGCAATGGAGGTCACTCTGAAGAGAGAACAGTTCCCAAACAACACTTAACTCCACACAGCAGCTTCAGGCAAAGCTCTTTCAATATCAAACACACTGCCCTAAGAGGAGCTGTCACCACATCTGCTACTGCTCCCAAGCAATTAATAGAAGGCACTCTGCCACCTTAGTTTCCCTTTGAGCAGCTAAACTGCAACCTCTGATCTAATCTCTCTCAGTGACTGCAAATAGATCTCATCTTTCATCATGACCACTGTAAACTAATTTGCATTTAAGCTGAAAACAAATCTTAATCAGCAAGGTCAGCAAACTTGAAGCAATCCAAACACTTGGGAAGTTGTCATCTTTGTAACACTACACTGGAAAGGCTTAAGTTGTGCTATGACAGGGCTTTACTGTCACTCCTGTAAGCACTCAATCCATCATGCACacaagcactggcacagattgtGGCAGGATTACACATCCAGGAAATTCAAATACACCACCtcatatttatttccattaaagTGACGGCAGAGCAACCTTACTAGAGGGATCTTAACCTTATATATTGATACTGATGAACAGTAAAGAGTTTAAAAGCATTAAGAGTGGAAGGAGTAAAACACACATGCCCCCAAGAAACTCTACACTTGAGGCAAGTAGACTCTTAGCCCCACTAGATCAGACTTACCATCCTGGTGGTCCTACACAAGGCTGTTAAACTAAACAAGTATTTGGCTTTGCATATCTCCATAAAATATTGCACCAGCCAAGATCAACACATTTCAGTATAAGAGGCTTTGAGCAGATTTTTTCAAGAGTCAGATTATATCTGGCTGGTTTGGCACTTCATATACTGTGTTATGCAACGAGCTACAGAAATAGCTGAATGTACAGGAGGTCTTGCCCAATCCAGGGACCACAGCAAAGCTACAGAAGACATCCAGTGACCTCCACTGTGTCTCTTGGCTGTCTGTAACACATCACTTCAAACATTCTGAAGCATGTGAATCAGATCAGCAACCACCAACATTTTGGTGTGACAGCCCTGGATTAAAGAATACATCTGTGTCCCTCTACTGTTCACATGTAGCCCTCAGACAGAAGCATCAAGGAACAGCCTAGTTTCTCCTAAAAAGCCTCTGAGAAGATTCTGGGCTGCCCACAAACTGGCATGTTTGTCTGCAGGGAGATGGGAGATTGTAAGGCTATCAAAATAGAAATGTGCTATAGCATATGCCGCTGCTTTTTGGAAAGGAACCATCTATCTTCCTCGTTCTCAGGGAAGATGAAGAGAGGCAGCAGGCTTAAATCACAGCTAGATATTCAAATCCAAGGTAATGAAGTAAGAAAATACCTCAAGAGACTACGTTTAATTCTGCAAAGAAAGCAGATAAAACTGTATCATTAATCAATCATCAGCAGTAAGCTTGCCATAGGGGTGTAAGCTACACTATTTCCTCCTTCAGTTGGCATAAACACCCTCTACAAATTGATTTAGTCCAAGGGAGGTAGCTGTTGTGCAATTCCTACCTATGCAGCTGTGATTCTAGAAGCTATTAAATCCTCCATATAGCCCAAGAAACCTTCTAAACATTCCCTAGGAAGAATATTTGACCACTCTTCACCTGCTGTCCCAGACTTTTTGAAAGAAGGCAGACTGAAAGAAGgaacatgttttaaaaacagagtCACAAATATTCTTAGGAACTGAACTTGACACAGAAGCAGCATCTCAAGCCACCTGTCTGACAGCTCACCTCTTGGCTCCACCAGCATCTGGTGAAACAATGGTGCAATTCTTCCACTCTGGAATATTCTCTTTGATCCATTTCAGTACCGCAGGCTCGGCATATAAATTATCAACAGGGATatcaaaaaaaccctgcaagGAAGACAACAGGAACAGATGCAGCTGAAAGCCCCATTCCAGAAACCGTTGTAGGAAGCCTTCTATATCATCAGACATGCAGACACCACCTTTCCACAgctttcagctttcctttttaCTTCCCTTGATGTAAGGGCAGTAGTCTTTGGGATACACAGAATAGCAATGCAAGAAGTCTTCAGAGCCAGAAATAGTTCAGCAGCATAAATAACACTTTATATTTAACACCTCCACAAAATGAAACTAGTTCtgtcctgggggctgcagaAAGCCTGCAGCAAATGCACTcacttccagagcagctggctgcCTATTTACAGTCAGACTTTAAAGCTCATTACTCAAACTGTTCATATCTACAGAACAGGCTTGAGCAACATCTGTCTTTAAACTAATGCAGCTGGTTCCATAACTTTACAGTGACCCTGTAGACTTCTCCAAATCTCATAGGTCACTAAATGCCAGAAGTTAACCCTGGAGTAAACAGGCAGGAGAATGAGGGGCAGCAACTCCTGAGGAACGCTTCAAGGTACAGGGTAACAGACCCTTCACACCATCATAGCTTCTGTGCTCAGCAACACAGCAGCTACAGGAACCAGGCTGAAACCAGCCAGATGCTGGAAGCACATAGGCACAAATGATCCCATTAAatcccatcactgctgctggtgcaAGGTGAGCCCTGTCAGTCACACCAATTCCAAGCCCTGTAGGAAGAGGGATCCCCTTGGGCTCAGTTATTTCATGCTCTTTCTGAGAGCCTTCTCAGCTGTGCCccctacagatttttttcatctgagaCAGTATTTCTGGGCAAATCTTACTGGACTGTGAATGACTGCACTTCCAAGTGTTAAAACAACAGCCAGCCCACTTACTTCAGCAGGCAGGAACTACCTTACCCTCTTTGCAGCAATACAACAGACATCCTTCCCTCTGCCACACCCCTCTCAGTTGCACTGAGTTGGTTTCTTGGTCTTGAGCACTTGCTCAAggtagagaaaaacaaaatcaaattgagcttgcagcctctcctctccctggcaATTATTCCTGCCAGCTTTCTTACGCAGCCCAAGTCAAGACTTCAGTTGCTCTATGAGATATTTTGTTCATAAGCCAACAAAGGCTATGAATGATTTTCATTTCACTACCAGCATGGGAGAGAACCAAGGCCAGCCTGTGTGGGAGGGTGGTGCTGAATGGATACAAGTGGGATTGCCAGAAGCAGGCTATCAGATCACTGTCCTGGTCAAATAAACCCACaaatgcagctgtgccaggacaccTGAGGGCAGAACCTActgctcccttctccaggaCAACACACTAAGTACCAGAAAGCTCTGCTCAGAGTTTAAAGACACTCTCTATCTCACATTCCTCCAAGGTCTAGCAAAGAACAAACAATGTCACTGTGTGGCAACAAAGCTGTAGTGATCACTTACTAGCTCATTTACACAAGCCTCAATACACTCATTCTGATGAAGAACAATTGTACTTTCATTTACAGGTTAAGATGTTACCCACCTCCCCATCCAGTCCCAAATTCCCAAGTCTTGATCACTGCAGTATCTCCAAAAAGCAGATGACTGGAAAGCTTGCAAAGCAGCCAAGAGACTCAGACTGGAACTGGTTAAGCCCCTTCCTGATTTTTGCTCCTACCTGAATCTGAGATGCATGCAGGTCCATGGTGATGATGTGATCTGCACCTGCCACAGACAGCATGTTTGCAACCAACTTGGCAGAGATTGGAGCTCGACTCTggtacaggagaaaaaaacagacaagTTCAACTCCTTCATCAAGATGTCAGCCTTCTGCTTCCAGGCAGTGATTCACAAGCAGTTACTAAAAGGAGCACTCATTAACATTGCATCTTCTCATCAGCTAGTGATTAGACTTTAGTATATTTTCAAGAAGAACTAGATCTTTATGAAAAGATCATTTTGCAGTCCAATATAATGAAGTTTAACAAACTGAAGAGAGGATATTCAGAGGGGGATATTCAGGATATTCAGAGGAGGCGacaaaacttcatttaaatCCTATCCAGCAGTCAGGACTTGCAAGGTGTGCATTCAACTTCCCTGCAGAAACCTTTACCACATCCCTTACCTTGTCCTTTTTGTCCTGCCGGGCGTAAGGGAAGCAGGGGATGACAGCTGTGACTCTGCTGGCTGAGGCAATCTTGCAGGCATTTATCATGATGAGGAGCTCCATCAGATTGTCATTGATTTCCCCACAGCCACTCTGCACGATATAGACATCCTCCCCACGGACACTCTCGCCTATTTCCACGCTGGAAACATGAGAAGACAGTTGGAGCCAAACACAAATTAAAGCACAGCCATtacctgtgcctgcagagcaacCAAGGCACTGCATCCCCAAGGTTCTGTGGGTGACAGTGCCAGATAATCAAAGCTGTTGAGCAGCAACTGCTGTTTATTTGTTCAGTGGCTATTTTACAGCACTCACTCATCAGATTTAATGAGTGAGCCAGTAAGGCTAAAAGCACTCAGCCTGTGCTCTTGATCTCAAAAAGCTGAGCATGTAAACACCCCAGAGCAGGCCTTGTTCCCCTGGAATCACAAGCACAGCCACCTCTAAAAGCAGCAGTGCATAAAGGAGGAAGGACCATGGCCAGCCACCAGCCAGAGTGGGGTCAAACTGCTACCAAAGCAACACTGCAGCCAATTATCAGATTGAGCCTCATAACAGCCATTCAGGGGCTCCAGCAGAGAAGCACTCCAGCCTTTCACTCTGGAAAGACTTCTGGGGTTAATTTTCTCCTGGATGCAGTGCACACTAATCCCTGCTGATGAAGGGCCTGAACACAAGCCAAAGGTCCTGTTTGCCAGCAGCAAAATGCCAGCTCCAGTACATGTATGGAGACACCTGCATcagaaagagggggaaagaaacCACTTTAGTTACAGACCCCCTCAGGGTAGAGCTCTAATTCtaatatttccttctctgacCTTCCTGATCTCTTCTTCTAAGTTTTTTTGATGACTGTTATCTATTTATATATTACTGCTCAATATCCATCAGCAAGCTGCTGTCATCTTCACTGCCCACTGACTTACAGGATGCATCCATCTCTTGTGGAGAGTTTCTGTCAATGAGAACTCTGCTAGGGAACTGTCTGATAATCAGCAGC
It includes:
- the PRPS1 gene encoding ribose-phosphate pyrophosphokinase 1, with the protein product MPNIKIFSGSSHQDLSQKIADRLGLELGKVVTKKFSNQETCVEIGESVRGEDVYIVQSGCGEINDNLMELLIMINACKIASASRVTAVIPCFPYARQDKKDKSRAPISAKLVANMLSVAGADHIITMDLHASQIQGFFDIPVDNLYAEPAVLKWIKENIPEWKNCTIVSPDAGGAKRVTSIADRLNVDFALIHKERKKANEVDRMVLVGDVKDRVAILVDDMADTCGTICHAADKLVSAGATKVYAILTHGIFSGPAISRINNACFEAVVVTNTIPQEDKMKQCPKIQVIDISMILAEAIRRTHNGESVSYLFSHVPL